From a single Pseudophryne corroboree isolate aPseCor3 chromosome 6, aPseCor3.hap2, whole genome shotgun sequence genomic region:
- the LOC134934067 gene encoding olfactory receptor 11L1-like, protein MHKQNISYVILLGFQNLHNLNSLLFIFLLIIYWVTIIGNVLVIILVSFSNILHSPMYFFITQVSLLDILMATDILPYLLYIVLRDGGTMSLAVCISQLYVFGNTESSECFIFMVMSYDRYLAICNPLHYNTIINKAFCVKSVIVSWFLSFLMALMDAISLQSSDFCGPNVIDHFFCDFFPVLELSCSDTSLIQLQASLFGSIAVICPFTMIIVSYVYIITTILKIRSISGRQKAFSTCSSHLTVVCIFYGSLFSVYMVATKGQLLATSKALSLLYTVGTPLLNPFIYSLRNKDFKEAFKKIKTAFQKV, encoded by the coding sequence ATGCACAAGCAAAATATCTCTTATGTCATTCTGCTGGGATTTCAAAATCTTCACAACTTGAATAGTCTATTGTTTATATTTCTTCTCATCATTTACTGGGTTACTATAATTGGTAATGTTCTTGTCATTATCTTGGTTTCATTTAGCAACATTCTTCACTCTCCAATGTATTTCTTCATCACACAAGTGTCTTTACTAGACATTCTGATGGCCACAGATATTCTCCCTTACTTACTTTATATTGTCCTGCGTGATGGTGGCACCATGTCTCTTGCTGTCTGTATATCACAGCTTTATGTATTTGGCAACACTGAGTCTTCAGAGTGTTTCATCTTCATGGTAATGTCTTACGACCGATATCTAGCTATCTGTAACCCACTTCATTATAACACTATAATTAACAAAGCATTTTGTGTCAAATCTGTCATTGTGTCTTGGTTTTTGAGTTTCTTGATGGCTTTGATGGATGCTATATCTCTACAAAGCTCAGACTTTTGCGGACCAAATGTGATTGACCATTTCTTCTGTGATTTTTTTCCTGTTCTAGAGCTCTCTTGTTCAGATACATCACTTATACAACTCCAGGCAAGTTTATTTGGTAGTATTGCTGTCATCTGTCCATTCACAATGATCATTGTTTCTTACGTGTATATCATCACCACCATTCTAAAGATTCGCTCCATCAGTGGGAgacagaaagccttctccacctgcagctCCCACCTGACTGTTGTGTGTATATTTTATGGGAGTCTCTTTTCTGTGTATATGGTTGCAACCAAAGGACAATTATTGGCTACCAGCAAggcattatcactgctttatactgTAGGGACACCACTGCTTAATCCATTCATTTACAGCCTGAGGAATAAAGATTTTAAGGAggcttttaaaaaaattaaaacagcATTTCAAAAAGTTTAA